In Synechococcales cyanobacterium T60_A2020_003, the DNA window TCATTATCACTGGAAATCTTTCAGCTCAGCTCGTTAATCATCTACGCGGTACAGGCTGTATTTCCTATGCTGCGGATATGAAAGTTCGCCTCCCAGCTCTAAACATTTTCTACTATTCTGATTTATCCGTAACGTGCGACGAGCGCGATCGCGTTTCAAATGAAGACTTTATTTTGCATCCCAAACTCATTGTCGAAGTCCTCTCTGACTCTACCGAAGCCTTTGACCGGGGTGACAAATCTTCCGATTACAAAACTATTTCTGAACTGACGGAATATGTTTTGATTCATCAAAAGCAAATCTTGGTTGAACAGTTTCAGTGAAAGGCCAATAATCTATGGGTTCCTGATATCTATCGAGCAGGTGACACAATCAAATTTGTCAGTATTGACTTCGCGTGTGCTATTGAAACGCTCTATGAAAATATCGATCAACTATCTTAAAACTGTGTATGCTTCATTATTAAGTAATAGTAAAGATGCGATCGCCTCAAGCTGTTTCTAGCAAAATCTTTTGAAGCGCATTTGGGCTACGTTGGCTGAGGTATAGCATTTCTATCCCAACAACTTTGCCCTCAGCGTTATAGTCGAGAATAATCCCCTCACTGATTTCCTCAGATTCAACAATCGCAGAATCATCCAGTCTCAAATAAAGGGCATCATCTTCTTTATGGACGACTAGTTTCATTTCACTCTCCTATCAAAGAAGACCGTTATCACTCGCTTTGGATCAACATTCGGATTCACGATAACGCGTAACCAGCGATCGCCAAAATCGTTTATCTGTTTGAGGTAATGCGTATTTCCATAAGAATCCGCTACCGGTAGAAGCCGATCAGGCGAAGCA includes these proteins:
- a CDS encoding DUF2283 domain-containing protein, which translates into the protein MKLVVHKEDDALYLRLDDSAIVESEEISEGIILDYNAEGKVVGIEMLYLSQRSPNALQKILLETA
- a CDS encoding DUF4258 domain-containing protein, giving the protein MLEGFQISNHAQHQIQERNIEMAWVEATLASPDRLLPVADSYGNTHYLKQINDFGDRWLRVIVNPNVDPKRVITVFFDRRVK